The stretch of DNA ATCTCCTCgtcggcggcagcggcggcggtgCCGTCCGTGAGCATCGCGCTGGTCCGGGCCCGGCCGTCTCCGTCCCCTCACGGCACCGCGGCAGCGCCACTAACTTCTCACACCCTacccggccgcggccgccgcgccgcccccccGCCGCTCCGCGCACGCCTATTGGGCAATCTCGGCAGAAGGCGGCGCGCTATTGGTCGTCGCGCCTGCCACTCAGGGGTGCGTCACGCGCTCCCAGCATGCTGCCCTGAGAGCGCACGCCGAGGCGGTAAGAGtgcgccgccccgccccgctcgCCCGGCCTCGCTTCCTGAACTGTCCGAGCTATGATTGGTTCTCCGGGACATCAATCTTATGCCTTGATCGAGCTGCGGGCGCTGATGGGGTAAGAGAGCTGTCCATCAAAGCGCATCAAGGAATCACGGTTTTGATTGGTCGAAAGACACATCGCTCACAACGCACGGCGGCTGGCGTCTTTCGATTGGCTCCAACGTGCCCTGGGCCCGCCTCCCCTTCGAACCTCTCAGAAGGACTCCGTCAGCGCGAGACACCGTCACACGCCCTCCTGTCCCGAGCGGTGATTGGGTCGTGGAGCTGCCAATCAAAACGAAGGGCTCGCCTCCCTATGGCCCCGCCCTCTCCCGTGTGAGGGTCGCCATAGGCTGTGCGCCCTGGCTCTCCTCTCCATTGGCCACGCCCAGTGTGACGTCACCGCGCGGCCACGTGGCCCGGGGGTTCGGGGGTCTCGGGCCCCCCGGGGGTCTCGGGCCCTGCGCGCCCCGGCCGGGGCGAtggccccgcacagccccgcacagccccggcccgccccggcccgcccggcctAGTTCACGGAGAGGTTGATCTGCGCTCCCGGGCGGTGCATCGGCTCGCACTGTGGGGGGAGCAGAGGTTTCGGAGCTGGCACCGCGCCCATCCCGGGCGCGCCCGCGCCAGCCGCGCCAGCGGCTCGGCCCCGGGGCGGCCGTGACCGAGCGGGGCTCCCGGGACAGCACCGACCTCCTCAgcgctgctgccctgctccggccgctcccggggctgAGTCCCcggcgcccccggcccgggcagggGCCCGTCCAGCCAGCTCAGGTCGTGCGGGGAGAAGATGCGCTCCAGCCCCTTCCGGATCCCCACCAGCGCCAGCAGCTGCGGCCGGGCCAGGCACGGTCAGCATCGCTGGGCCGGGGGACAGGCAGCACCTCTCTGTCACATCCCTCTGTCACCCCAGGAGAGGCCATGGTGGCGGCCTGTCACCCCTCCTGGCCCTAGGGGACCATACTTGCCCGACAGTGACACCCAACCTCTGGTGACAGACCCACGGCCCCAGAGCAGGGGGTGAAGGTGGTGGCAAAGCCCGCCCGTGCACCATGAGCCAgtgcccgtgtcccctcccagaGGTTTATGCCAGGCCCGTGATGCTCGGGGCCGGGGtgggcagcacccagcccagcaccgAAGGGGTGGCGCCGATTCGAGGGGTGTCATACCATCACTGGGAAAATAATAGCGGCCACGGTGGACTTGAGcacccagagcagggccaggcagagcagctggatgaTGGTGAAAAGGTGCACGCGGCGCAGGGGCACATGGCGCAGGTAGGCAAGGTCTGGCTGGTGCTTGGCTGGCATCAGGAGCAGCCGCACACGGTCCGTGAGCTACAGCGAGAGGATGGCAGAGGGGTCACACTGGGCAGCTCTCACCCACCTCCCTGTGCAGACCAGGGCCAGCAGCACGGGGTTTCACCATCATTTCTGCACTTCAGCCCTCCTGCCCACTGTGCTGACCCCCAGCTGATGCCTGGGCCAGTGAGTTTGCAGGACCAGGGGTCCTGGTGCCACTGTCAGCCCAGGCCAGGGGAGTGCTTTCCAGGCAGACCTCTAGAAAGGATTCTAGCTGCCCTTATAGAGTTAGCTGAGAGATAACATCCCTTGGTCCCCCTCACTTCACAGGaaactgctgcagcctcctccagagcacagctctgggttTCCCAAGCAGAGGGAGGGTGGGAGTTTCCCAGCCTGTCATCTAGAGCAGGGTAATTGCAAGGAAACGGTACTATTTAGAGGAAAAAGTGGTGTAGATAATTCTGGAAtagggattttttcccctgccttgGTTTCTCTGGAGAAAGATGGAACTGGCACATGAGCAGCAATACCAGAACCAAAGGATTGtcatgtcccagctctgcctgcagctcccaggtgaGGAAGTCCCTGTGGCTTTGAGAGCATGTCGGTGTTATCCCCTGATCCCACTTTTCCCAAACCACCTGATCCATCAGTGTACAAATTCCTCCTTCTTCTCAGCATCCCAGAgccctccttttccctttcctttgccCTAGAGAggtccctcccctcctccttgtCCTGGGCCTGGTGGGAGATAGCTCCATGCCAGGATGTTCACTACAGAGAGCTAAAATCCAGGTTCTGCTGTGCAGTGGCAGAATTGCTGAGTaaaccccctcctccccagcaccccctccCTCACCTGGATGCTGTTCAGCGCCGTCACCCCCATGTGCAGGAACACCCCATAGAGCACCGGCATCGGGATGTGCTGCAAGACAGCAGGTGGGGAtcagcagggctgtcctgccTGCCCAGTGTCCTCTCGTGTAAAACCTGCATGTGTGCCCACAGCCTTTGCCTCCTTTATTCCCAACAGCCCACCCTGGCCTTATTGAACCACTTGAGGCCCATGGCCTCCTCCGTGGTACCTTTGGATGGCATCTCATCCCCCAGGTGTGTCACTGCACCTCAGCTTGGTGCCATCTGCAAATGTGCTCCATCCTGCAGTCTGTGTCTTTgatgaagatattaaatagTATTTGTCCAGAAGGAACACTTGGAAGACATCACTTGTTACCAATTTCCATTTAGACACTGGGCTACTGACTATGAATCTCTGGACATGACCATCCAACCAATTCCTGATCCATCTAACAGTTCTTCCATCAAACCCAGTTCGGAGGTGAGCTGGGAGGGCCCCATATCACAGGCTGTATGAGACCAGCCTCAGAGGTGAGGACACAGGTTGAGGAAAAAAGACCTTTTGTCTGCCCACAGGTaacccagggctgctggagggttttttcctagcctggcagtggcagcaggtgAAAGCCAACAGCAGCCAGGTGATCCATGTGGCAGTGTGGAGAGGTAGGGGTGGGGTATGTttggggagcacaggggcccCGATACACACGGGGAGGATGGACAGGTGACATGGGGAGCAGTGGCTTGTGTGTCAGCTCTCCTGTGGCACTGGAGACAAACCCTTGGTGCAGTCCATCCCCACACAGTGGCCAGCTccccccagcctgtgcttcGATGGGTCAGGGTGAGGAACCTCCAGCCTTGCAGGATATGGCCACCCCCTCCCTAGGAAAAGAGGCCACCCCAGCCAGGCTTCCTACCTTGAGCACGGGGGCCATGAAGACAGAGACTCCCATCAGGATGAAGACAGCCAGGCCTGtcagcctctgctccctgtgggtGGCAGCACAGGAGTCACAGGTGCCCGGGGTCCCTTGGCAACCCACCCCCCTAACTGCCCTCCTGGCCCCCAGGTCTCTGCTCTTTGCAGGTTTGGTGACCACAGGGAAAGGGGTCAGCTGTGGGGAGATCCCCAAAGCCAGGTGAGGTGGACAGTGTGgacatgtccctgtcccctggctcAGAAGCCATGGGCAaggggctccccagggcagggcccagGCTTGTTGTTTACCTGATGCCCAGGAACTCGGGGTGCTCGCCAGGGGCTGAGGTTGCACTCTCCTTCCTCAGGCTCTCCATGTGTGCCAGGGAGATGACAGTGGCTGAGACATACCAGGGGAGACCGGTGACAGACGTGACAACCATCAGGAGAGAGACGCAGAGGAGGTCCAGGTGGAAGCCTGCTCCtttctgcaggggaaaaggcACCAGGCTTGGAGGCATATTCCCACTTTCCTGGCCAGCTGGGGGTTCTGCTCTCCCCTGGCTGCTTCCATGGGGCCCAGCAGGACTAGGATCCTCCCCCAATGGCTAGTGCTGCctgttccctgtcccctgctcacctgcagctTGTACTCCCTGCGGTTAAGAATGACAGCTGTGATCTGCTGGTCCATGAAAATGAGGATGGTGACAAGGACAGCAGGCACTGCGGACACCAGGCACACCCACCATGGGTTGGCTCCGAAGGGAAAAACGATCCAGCCCCGTGCTGGGTTTGTGGGCTGTGGAGAGCAGAAGGGTCATGGCAGCTGCCACCCACTTGTGGGGtgggtggcacagctgggtgatGGGACCAGCCCCAGGTGCCCCTACAGGCACCCAGAGATGCCCCCCCTCGTGAGAGGAAGAGCATCCTCCCTCATcctggggatggtgctgggcACAGTGACCCCCCCAGTCCCCCACAAGGACACCCTGGCTGTGGCAGAACAGCCTTCTTGGTGTTCTTGGACACCACACGCCAGGAGCTGGGCATGTgcctgggacagcagggggaAGAGGTGGCACTGGGCAGCGATGATGGTGAGCCTGAGGAGGTGGTGGTGAGCACTGGCTActctggggcactgccagccctgctccacacCCAGGGTGAGAGGTCcaagcccagagctgagcttgTGGCTCTTACTCTGGTGTAATCTGCATAGTCCAGGACTGAGCCAGGTTATTTACAGTGCATGGGGTCAGCTGTGTTCAACCCTTTCCCATTTGCTGGGGTGCAGCATGCACCCCTGTAGGGTTGGTGCCAGTGACGAGAGGGACAGTGGCAGCACAGTGGGATGGCTGCTATGGTGGGCACAGACCCACAccctgccagtgctgtgcccaccctgctggCACCTTCAGCTCGCTGGGGACGAGGAGCTTGGGGGTCTCCAGGCCCAGGACAGCATCGACAGTGCAGGAGGCGAGGATGGCCAGGATGACAGCGAAGTCGCTCAGCAGCTTCCGCACCTGCAGATGGACAGGGCTTGGCCCAGGCTGGCAGGGGTGGGcgctgctccaggagcaccctggggtgcagCACCCAGAGCCATCCCCAAGGCAGAGGGACAGGTGGCCATGCCACTGGGGTGGCTGAAAGATGCTCACCCCCACAGGGAAGTAGCGGCTGCTCCTGAAGCGTTTGAGTGCAATGCAGAAGAGGAAGGTGCCCCCGAAGAGCAGGAAGGAGATGAGGGTGACATCGGGCACGTACTGGCAGCTGGTCCCCAGGAGGTGCCCACCTCGATCCAGGCACTGGgtcctgctcagccctggggcaggaggctgcagggacaaggtgggcagggaggaggggtcACACATGGACACCTTGGGCCACCCCAGCGCCTcacctgcctgcctgggagTGGGGACTGTACCTGCTGGGTGGCCAGGGGTGACAGCAGTGACGTGTcattccctgcagagctgtgacctGCAAAGTGACAGGGGTCAGGTTGGTGCTGGTTTCATCAGGATCTCTGGGAGGGTGCTGCCATCAGGCTGGGTCCTCAAGCTCTTCCTGAGAGCTCAGGATGCTGGATGAGGCCCCATGGGACCTCTGAGGCCTCGGTTCTGGCTGATGCCCAGGAAGCACCAAGGGGGAGATGTTCCCTGTAAAGGGCTTGGCTAAAGCACCAGACACTCAGAGGCATTGATCCCAGGGTGGGCAGCACTGATGTTTTTTGGCACATGGTGTAGGTCCCATTTCCAGGGTCAGTGTGGATCATGTCATTTCCAGGGTCATTTCTTCAAGCCCCAGAAAACAGTCCCTGATTTCGTCTGGGCTAGAAATAGCAGAGCAAACCCATCCAGGTGCCCCTTTCCAGCCTCTGACACCCCCATCCTGGAGGCATAGGAGATGGGCCAAGGCTCTCcttgctccctgtgctgccctgcctggttCCTGGGCAGTTCTGGGAGGCAGGCAAAGATGGACAGACTGTATGGAGGGAAGTGGAGGACACTGCAGTGTGGACAGGCATGTAAAGATGGGATTAAACAGCCTCCTCCTCCAGTGCCTCCCCCCTTCCAGCCAGGGAACACATTCCCAGTGGgatcctggcacagcagcagcttcctgctCCCCACCCGCCCACGGCTGCTTGGGCTCACCGGGGCTGGACAAGTTGCAGGTGCAGCTGTAGGAGGTGACGTTGTCCAGCCGGTACTGCCAGTTGATGGGGAAGGCATCTGCCAGGCTCAGCATCTTCTTCAGGGAGTCGTAGATGAATATCAGGCTGATGAGTGCGCAGAAGCCTTCCTCGGTGAAGCGGCTGAAGTGCTGCACCAGGTGACTAGCCTCGGTGGCCACCAGCACCAGGCCAAAAAAGGCCACCCAGAGCCCGATCCAGAGGCGGAACTCCAGGTAGTCCAGGCTGTGATCCCTGGGGGAAAGGGTGGCTCAAAGCCTGGCCAATGACACCTGCCTGGAGGGACGGTGGCCCATGCTCCAGCCGGGGGATGGTGGGCTGAGGATCCGTCCCTAACACTGAACTCACTGgctgaaggagaagaggaggcgCTCGAAGACAAGCACGGGGCCGGTGCTGCTCAGGATGGTCAGGGGTTGGCCCGAGAAGAGGCAGAAGATGAAGCCAGCAAAGGCTGTGCCCAGGAAGCTCTCCAGCACCCCCTGAAATGCAGGGAAGGGGTGCCAGGTGCCTGGCACgtggcagggaggagggctgTGGGCCTGTCccccctcagcagcacagaagaaaacagagtCAGTGCTGGGGACCACGGGGGAAGGAGGCAGAATTCAGGCAATGCTCAGGGTgtcctggggatgctggtgggaGGCGGGCACCCAGGGGccctctgggctgggctgagggggGTTGCCATGCAGAGCAGGGTTGGTACCCAACGGCCACACTGACCTGCATGTTGGCAGTTGCATCCCCCAGCATGCCCCCGAAGGTGATGGCATTGGTGACAGTTGCCAGGTAGATGTAGAGCACTGCTGAGAGGCACTGAGGGTGCAGGGCATCGGAGAAGTCGCTGCCGTACCACGGTGCCTTCCTCCGGATGTCTCGCAGGAGCCCCCCAAAAAGCCTGGggtggaggagggagggctcagagcagaCCCCACAGGGAGCTGCACAGCAGGGGATTGTCCCTTCCCCTGGGTACAGCagctcagaggggctgggacaTGGTGGCCCCATGAGAGCAGTGACCTGCCCCAAATCCAGCACCCAGCTGCACCTCCCACAGCCCTTCCAGGGACTGACCTGCCTgtcctctccagctcctccccagagtgtgggtgccctgggctggctctgtccccagctgctgtcGTGTCCCCATTACcatgtggctgctgctccagtgggTCCACAGCAGTCCTgagacagagcagagcctgagaCAAGAGGCTTCAGGTTGGGACCCTCAGGACCCAGCTGCATTTAGGGGACACTAGGACAGGAAAGGGAGAATGGAGAGAGAACAGGGGTGCAAACAGAGCTTGTGTATCCCCTGATAATGGAGAGGAGAAAGatcaggaagaggaggaaacaTGGCAGATGATGATTTTTGAAGGTTTCTTCCAACTCAACCATGATTTCCTCTGGCAAGCTCTGGAGCCGGCCCTTGCAGGACTGGTTTTagtggaggagctgggcagagcctaGGGTGTCCTGCTCAGAGGCTGAGTTTCACATCTGAGTGCTGAATCTCAGTGTTCCCATCAGCTCCCTTTGGAGGGGATTTGCCACCCACTGCCAAGAGGGACATCAGGACTAACACCAGGAGGGACCACAGCAGGGACctgtggaggggctgggctgggatcacCCGTGGAGATGGAAGTTCAGTGTCACAGACAGCGGTATCCCTGCAGCgccctgcagaggggctggcaggggttGGGGTgccctccctccagcccacctCCTGCGTGGAGATGGCAGATGGCTCGGTGGAGGAATTCGGGTACTGGGGTCCCATTTCCCAGGGGGAAGCACAATCAGCTCATCCAGGAAtgcctccatccctctgatgaGGTCCTCTCGGTGCTCAGCCTGCCGGGCAACCCTTTGGAAGAGCTGTGGGGAGATGCCATGGTTTAGCCACCATGTCCCTGCATTCATCCACTTGGAactcccctcccagcctgcagccatcACCAGGAAACAAACCCACCCACTTCAGGGTGCCCTACATCCTGCAAACCCAGCCAGGcttttggtttttattctgGGCAAGGGAGGCCACCAGCTCACCCCCtccactgcagcctgcagaggagaggagccctggtgtccccatcccaggcCCATTCCAggcccatcccacccctgggtgctgctccaggctcacCTCATCCGTCAGCAGTGTGCCCATGGCCCTGCCAATCTCATGGTAGGCTTTGACTCTGGGGGGGCCCAGCAGGATGAAGAGGAACCTGTGGCAAGAGAACACATCTCCAGAGCAGCCCTCTTGCCCCCATGGAATGTTTCCCTTGGGAGAGACCGTGGGCATGTGGAGGTGCTGGGGATGGTGGCTGAGCAGGCCTGGGGGGCTTCTGCCACCCTAAAAGTGGGGTTGGGGGCAGAAGACAAATCTCGTGTCTGCAGTGTCTGCTGCCACTGCATGGCAACCTCATAGAGACCATGGGACACCAGGGCCTGGCTGGATCACAAGGGTCTGCAGAAATCCACAGGGAGAAATCCAGAAAACCAGATGGGAGGTGTGGGAGAACAGGTCTttgggacagaggaggagaaaacCTCAGCTGGAGGTGTCTGTGGCACCATTTTCCTGGGAATGTTGCTCGCAGGCAGGATACTGGTGTGTTAGGGAAGGAAAGCTTGCCACCAGCACGGGCAGCAGGTTTGACAGGTTATTTACAGTGCATGGGGTaaatggggacagcaggacatggCAGGAAACTGGAAAGGGGCAGGAAACTGGaaagagagctcagagcccttgATAAAATATGGTAAAAATCCCACACTTGAGAGGATGGTGCAAAATCTCTGGAGGGACAATCCACACAATGTTTAACCGAGTTCTCCACACCTTTCCAAAGTTGGCAGGAGTGGTTACAGTCCTGAGAGCCTGAGATTGCCAAGCAGTTCCAGTGACCATACCCTGAGCAAACCCCCAGAGAGGGGTCAGGGAAACTCCTCTGGCTGTGCAAGTGGAACTTGACAGAACCCCCGGGTGCTGGAGGCCTGTGGAGCCTTCCCCAAAGGGACAAGAGGTGACAGTTGCCACATGGGATTGCTTTCACCCAGGCATCCGCACCAAGGTGATGGGGAAAACCTTAAGACCCTAGAGAAGGATCTGGGtgagacacagccctgaggcAGTGGCTGCACCTGTGGAACAGCCTGGCATGGCCAGCAAAGGGGATGGGTAGGACAAGGACAAGGTCTCCCTGCCCTCCAGTTTAGGGGAGGAAAATACAGGGCAAGAGGTTATCAAGAAACCCTCGAGGCCCAGGGGCATTCACGGGGATTTGCCACCCAGCTCCGGCggaggagagagctgcaggtgggtggaagcctgtcctgctcctcccagctcccGGGGacggctgctctgggcagagtGACCAGGAGGTGGCATTGTCCCTCCTGATCCCCGCCTGCTTCCTGCGCTCTTCCGAAGGAAGTCCTCAGCTCAAGGCTCACTGCCCGTTTCCCCTCACGGCTTTAGAGGATGCATTCCTCAGCCACGGGGAAACCATGGGGACCTCCCGCCCTGCTTCTCTTCCCCCACCCCGTCTCACCACGCAGGAGAACAGCGGGAGGGCAAGAGTCTCCTAAAAACCTGCATCCTGCCCCTGTGGCACGCCCCACACTCCCGGCAGCGAGTGGAGAGCATCCAGAACCAGCTAAGGACAGGGAACAGAGAGCCCACTGGGAATGACCCAGAGGATGTCCCTTCTAGGCTGCCCACACTCAGCCCATTCTGGAGTGCTGAGTGCTCCACACTCAGCTCCTGGgaagctgggaaaagcagggagggaggcagtgaGACAGGATTCTGGGACTGCATTCCCTTTGCTTTGGAGAAGCGAAACCTTGTTCTGGTGTGGGAGAAAATGAGGAGAGTGGGGTGGGGGAGGGCACGGGGCCATCGGCCATGCTCTGTTACCTGCTTGGAAGAGAAACCTCAGCCAGTGAACCAAGGGACACCCCATGCCTGAGGCGAATGAAGGCTGCAAAGGGCTTTTCCAGGAATTCAACTTCCCCGACAGCAACGTGGGCTGCCTCGGCCCCCGGCGGGAGCTTCCTCTTAAATCTGTTTCTCAGCTGAAAGGAAAGGGATGCAGCAGAGGGGTACTCAggatgcagcagctgctcccagcccactCCATGCTGCCATACCTGCTCCTTGAGAGGCGTTTTGGAGAGCTGCGTTCTGGGCTCAGGCctgccttttgttttccctgcaaagaaagagaggaagcaGCAAAATCCATGTGCAAGCCACCGTGGGtactgccccaggctgggggcagTGGGAGGATGCCTGGTGGGTCAGCTGGGTGTCCTACCTCGGCAGGGAGACAGACCAAGCTCggcaaggagctgcagcagggattttgtgggctggtgctgtggctggaggagcagcagggctgccaggcgCTCCCTcagtgcaggctgcagctctgcttcctcagGCTGCCCGGAAAGGGCTTTGTCTGCatcagggacagggacaactCTGAGTCCCCCTGGTTCACTGCCCATTggggagctgcccagggaaaaaCCCCTCAGCTGGAGTAGCAGACAGCCCCCCCAGGCACACAACTGTCATTCATCAGTGCTCTTCTATAGGCACCTCCTGGTGGCCTGTCCCTCTCTGGTGACCAGCCCATCCCAGGCTTTTGCATTACCCATGTACCGATTATTTCCTTGAAACTGGTGGCATCCAGATCCAGGAGCACCGTCCCCTTGTGCAGGCACGTCCTCAGCTGGAACAGGCTGtacaggggcagggctgggatgtggggtGCACTCCAGCGCTCTCCACCATCCTCCACCTTCTCCTCGAACTTTATCCACCTGCCCAGGAGATGTGTGGGGTCAGGGGAGGCCCTGTGCCCCATgccaggctgtggcagctgaGCCTGGGTCCATCTTTGAGCTTGGCAcgggctggcacaggcagggaggggtgtGGGTGGCTCAGAGGGGCCTGCAGTCAGTTCACAGTGTAGGGGCAGCTGGGCAAAGAGGTGAAGCCCCCATTCCTGCAGACCCACACCTCTCTAAGACCTGATCAGGAGAATTCCAACTGTAATGAGGTGACAGAATGGTTCAAGTTtgaaaagaccttaaagatcgTCTCATTCCAACCCttccaccatgggcagggacatcttccactattCTAGATCCCTCCAAGtcccgtccaacctggccttgaacacttccagggatgaggcagccacagcttctctgggcagcctgtgcctcaccaccctcacagggaatagtttcttcccaatatcccatctaataCTGatctctggcagtgggaagccattcccgTTTCTGCTGTCACTTCAgtcccttgtccaaagtccctctccatctctcttggagcccctttaggcatTGGAAGAGGCTCTAAGGTCTCCCCCGAGCCTTGTCTTTTTCAGGCTAAACAGCACCCCACCTCTCTCATCCTGTCTCCATAGCAGAGCTGTCCCAACAGAGCTGTTCCAGCCTTTGAATCATTTCCATGGTTTCCTTTGGATGTGCTTCAACAGGAGCTGGATGTGGTGCCCCAGGGCAGTCTCACACAAAGCACAACAGAGagggcagcccctcctcaccctgctgccGTGGTGCAGCTCAGGATACACCCAGCTTTCAGGGCTGCAGGTGCACGGTGCTGGTTGATCTGTCCCCCACCAGCACCCCGCAGTCAttttctgctcccagcccatccaTTCCCCcagctgtgccggggctgggggtggcccTGCCATTAGCAGCGCTTGCTGGAGTCAGAACAGAAGTGTCTTGAGCTGTTTCCACGCTCGGGCTATGCTAAATATTTTAACGTCGGGCACAGACAGAGGTTCCCTTTGTCCCCGTGGGTGGGCGCGCAGCCGCGGGGCGCTCGCCGTGCTGCACGGGCAGAGCGTGCCCGGCACCGCGGGCTCCTGCCGAGGAGCAGCGCTGCTGGGACAGCGGGGCTGCGAGCCAGGGAGAGCCTCAGCCCGGCGGCTTTGGGCCCCACAGACACTCCCATCCCGGGCAAAGacccactgctgtccccagaccCCTGTGGctcatgtccccatgtccctaCTGAGGAGTGGAGGGgtgctgtggggcacagggacatCCCAGCCCCGGTGCAGCTGGAGCCTTGGAGTGGcaacagagaggagcaggggaagggtgCTGTGCCTGGCCTGCCTGACATCCCTGACATCCTGCCCTCTCCCATGAAATTAAGTGAGCCCAGCGTGGGCAGTGgcgaggcagagccctgccttGGGGCTGAGGCACTGCCAGCCTCGGGACatgccctgggctccagcagaCCTGGCAGGCTGGGCTCCCAAAGCGGCCCAGCAGCTTGGCTCTCGTGGGTGTGCCTACCTGGTCATCTCCCTCCACTGCAGCCCCGCCGGGGTGCTGAGGAGCTGGTTGAGCTGGATGAAGAGCAGTGGGCAGGTGAtgtcctccctctcctcccattGCTGGGCCGCTGTGGCCGTGCTGGAGGGGAAGATGCTGCAGCCGAAAGCCtgagaggcagctccagggTTGCTGCACTCTAGTCTGGGCTGTGAGCTGTTGTCTGCTGCCCGGAGGGCCGTGCCACCCGCCCCGGGCACGTGGGCTCGCATGGCCACCAGCACCGGCAGCCACAGGCGTGAGCTCCCCTCCAGCACTGACAGGATCCCACTCATCCCACACCTTTTAAGAGCTGTGAACTGGTTTAAACTGGCCACAAACCAATACACAGGAACCAAGCCCAAAACAACCATCTGAAAACAGCAGGTCCCAGAGTGGCTGTGTCCTGGCACGTCCAGCTGCCCACCTGGGCCAGGGACCAGGGGACCCACCTGCCTCCTGCAGGTGACCTGTGTGGACAAGGATGTTCATGGGGACcagtgtgtccccagccctgtctgcaCCCTGGGCATTGGTGAGGGGgtggcagggccagccctgcagagctggtggcagtatcagtgcctgtgccagggtgCTGTGCCCATGGCATTAGGGGTGACACAGCCCatggcagctcctcctgggaaaGTGGATATGGGGACATGCTCTGGGGAAGGATGTGGCACTGCTGAGCAAATCCAGAGTGGGGAAATGAGGGGCTGCCAGTGGCAGGGCTGATGgcaagggcagggagggcttcggggctgtgctggtgttcaGAAATCTTCTGTGTGAGCGACCGCTGGTGAGCGGATGGAGGGGGAAGGACACGGGCACAGCCGCAGGCcctgcggggacagggacatggcaGGGCCTGCACAGCgctgccagcagagagcagccacGGTGCTCGCTGTGCCCATGCCATGCCCACCGCCACCACCACGCCTggccccgcggcccccgcgGACAAACCGCGGGGCTGTGTGCACTGCAAACACGGCGGGACCGCAAACAGCCCCGGCTCCGGCACGGGCTGCCCGCACTGGAGCCCGCTGGACCCGACaggagccagccccaggagcagctggagcagggccgGGGCCACGACAGAGTCACGTTTTGGGGAAGTGTAGGTGACAGTGCAGGTTCCTGAGGTCCTGGTACCTGCCTCGCAGGCACTGAGGCCAAGGATCTGGCCCAGGGTGTCCAGG from Prinia subflava isolate CZ2003 ecotype Zambia chromosome 16, Cam_Psub_1.2, whole genome shotgun sequence encodes:
- the SLC4A9 gene encoding anion exchange protein 4, whose protein sequence is MSGILSVLEGSSRLWLPVLVAMRAHVPGAGGTALRAADNSSQPRLECSNPGAASQAFGCSIFPSSTATAAQQWEEREDITCPLLFIQLNQLLSTPAGLQWREMTRWIKFEEKVEDGGERWSAPHIPALPLYSLFQLRTCLHKGTVLLDLDATSFKEIIDKALSGQPEEAELQPALRERLAALLLLQPQHQPTKSLLQLLAELGLSPCRGKTKGRPEPRTQLSKTPLKEQLRNRFKRKLPPGAEAAHVAVGEVEFLEKPFAAFIRLRHGVSLGSLAEVSLPSRFLFILLGPPRVKAYHEIGRAMGTLLTDELFQRVARQAEHREDLIRGMEAFLDELIVLPPGKWDPSTRIPPPSHLPSPRRRTAVDPLEQQPHGNGDTTAAGDRASPGHPHSGEELERTGRLFGGLLRDIRRKAPWYGSDFSDALHPQCLSAVLYIYLATVTNAITFGGMLGDATANMQGVLESFLGTAFAGFIFCLFSGQPLTILSSTGPVLVFERLLFSFSQDHSLDYLEFRLWIGLWVAFFGLVLVATEASHLVQHFSRFTEEGFCALISLIFIYDSLKKMLSLADAFPINWQYRLDNVTSYSCTCNLSSPGHSSAGNDTSLLSPLATQQPPAPGLSRTQCLDRGGHLLGTSCQYVPDVTLISFLLFGGTFLFCIALKRFRSSRYFPVGVRKLLSDFAVILAILASCTVDAVLGLETPKLLVPSELKPTNPARGWIVFPFGANPWWVCLVSAVPAVLVTILIFMDQQITAVILNRREYKLQKGAGFHLDLLCVSLLMVVTSVTGLPWYVSATVISLAHMESLRKESATSAPGEHPEFLGIREQRLTGLAVFILMGVSVFMAPVLKHIPMPVLYGVFLHMGVTALNSIQLTDRVRLLLMPAKHQPDLAYLRHVPLRRVHLFTIIQLLCLALLWVLKSTVAAIIFPVMLLALVGIRKGLERIFSPHDLSWLDGPLPGPGAPGTQPRERPEQGSSAEECEPMHRPGAQINLSVN